From Panicum hallii strain FIL2 chromosome 2, PHallii_v3.1, whole genome shotgun sequence, a single genomic window includes:
- the LOC112880389 gene encoding E3 ubiquitin-protein ligase SP1, producing MMIPWGGVGCCLSAAALYLLGRSSGRDAEVLRSVARAGSMKDLAAILDTASKVLPLVVAVSGRVGSDTPLICQQSGMRGVIVEETAEQHFLKHNDAGSWIQDSAVMLSVSKEVPWYLDDGTGRVYVVGARAAAGLILTVASEVFEESGRTLVRGTLDYLQGLKMLGVKRTERVLPTGTSLTVVGEAIKDDVGTIRIQRPHKGPFYVSPKGIDQLILNLGKWAKLYRLASMGFATFGVFLLAKRAIQHFLERKRRHELQKRVLNAAAQRLAREAEGGNGTSDTEPNSKKDQLVLDICVICLEQEYNAVFVPCGHMCCCMACSSHLTNCPLCRRRIDQAVRTFRH from the exons ATGATGATCCCGTGGGGCGGGGTCGGGTGCTGCCTCAGCGCCGCGGCGCTGTATCTGCTCGGGAGGAGCAGCGGAAG GGATGCGGAGGTGCTGCGCTCGGTGGCAAGGGCTGGCAGCATGAAGGATTTAG CTGCTATCTTGGACACTGCAAGTAAAGTCCTACCACTTGTAGTTGCTGTTTCTGGAAGAGTTGGTTCAGACACGCCACTTATATGCCAACAAAGTGGCATGAGAGGTGTAATCGTTGAGGAAACG GCAGAGCAACACTTCCTGAAGCACAATGATGCTGGATCCTGGATTCAAGATTCTGCAGTGATGCTTTCTGTTAGCAAAGAGGTTCCATGGTATCTG GATGATGGAACTGGACGTGTCTATGTGGTTGGTGCTCGTGCTGCAGCTGGTTTAATTTTAACTGTTGCCAGTGAGGTTTTTGAGGAATCAGGGCGGACACTTGTACGTGGAACTCTAGATTATTTACAAGGATTGAAG ATGCTCGGAGTAAAGCGGACTGAAAGGGTTCTTCCAACTGGAACCTCTTTGACGGTTGTTGGTGAG GccattaaagatgatgttggaACTATTCGAATTCAGCGACCTCACAAAGGACCATTTTATGTATCACCAAAAGGCATTGATCAACTTATCTTGAATCTTGGAAAATGGGCCAA GTTATACCGGCTTGCTTCCATGGGCTTTGCAACATTCGGTGTCTTCCTTCTTGCAAAGCGTGCAATACAGCATTTTCTAGAAAGAAAGCGCCGGCATGAACTGCAGAAAAG GGTTCTTAATGCAGCAGCACAAAGGCTAGCTAGAGAAGCTGAAG GTGGCAATGGTACATCGGACACAGAACCTAACAGTAAAAAAGATCAGTTAGTGCTGGATATATGTGTTATATGCCTTGAGCAAGAGTACAATGCTGTTTTTGTGCC GTGCGGCCATATGTGTTGCTGTATGGCGTGCTCTTCACATTTAACAAATTGCCCACTTTGCCGGAGAAGAATAGACCAAGCTGTTAGAACTTTCCGCCATTGA
- the LOC112880388 gene encoding DEAD-box ATP-dependent RNA helicase 57, giving the protein MENSKLSSALFAGTHFNRKRFAADFERFHQGPTPSPAAPCAPSPEKKRKRKSGKAKAKKNQKKRAEAAIASSSDAVEGFNLFKGLTGKNDELRSEKVDTGKDEDSVAVRRRKEIEREIERAAVLRKRFDIHIAGQNVPAPLESFEELISRYGCDSYLVGNLSKLGFHEPTPIQRQAIPILLSGRECFACAPTGSGKTLAFLFPLLMKIKPGSKGGVKAVILCPTRELAAQTVRECKKLAKGRKYYIKLMTKDLSKSGNFKDMHCDILVSTPLRLDHAVKKRDLDLNSVEYLVLDESDKLFELGFVEVIDSVVEACSNPSIIRSLFSATLPDSIEALARTIMHDAIRIIVGRKNSASSLIKQKLIFAGTERGKLLALRQSFQESLNPPVLIFVQSKERAKELYKELAFDDVRADVIHADLNEQQRQDAVDNLRAGKSWVLIATEVIARGMDFKGVNCVINYDFPESAAAYIHRIGRSGRAGRSGEAITFFTEEDKPFLRNIANVLVSSGCEVPSWIMALPKLKRKKHRVDRDPISTIPDED; this is encoded by the exons atgGAGAACTCGAAGCTCTCGTCGGCGCTCTTCGCGGGCACCCACTTCAACCGCAAGCGCTTCGCCGCTGACTTTGAGCGGTTCCACCAGGGCCCGACTCCCTCACCCGCCGCCCCCTGCGCTCCGTCCccggagaagaagcggaagcgCAAGAGCGGCAAGGCGAAGGCGAAGAAGAATCAGAAGAAGCGAGCGGAAGCGGCTATCGCCTCGTCGTCGG ATGCTGTGGAGGGGTTCAATTTGTTCAAGGGATTGACGGGTAAAAATGATGAGCTGCGTTCTGAGAAGGTGGATACAGGGAAGGATGAGGATTCGGTGGCTGTGAGGCGGCGGAAGGAGATTGAGAGGGAAATCGAG AGGGCTGCAGTTCTTAGGAAGAGGTTTGACATTCACATTGCTGGACAAAATGTTCCAGCACCACTTGAGAGCTTTGAAGAACTGATTTCAAG GTATGGTTGTGATTCCTATCTGGTTGGGAACTTGTCAAAACTTGGGTTTCATGAACCTACACCGATACAAAGGCAGGCCATTCCCATTCTTCTTTCG GGGAGGGAATGCTTTGCTTGTGCACCTACTGGTTCTGGCAAGACACTGGCTTTCTTGTTTCCACTTCTTATGAAAATTAAG CCAGGGTCTAAAGGTGGTGTTAAAGCCGTGATTCTTTGCCCAACAAGGGAATTGGCTGCACAAACTGTGAGAGAATGCAAGAAGTTGGCTAAAGGAAGGAAGTATTATATTAAATTGATGACCAAAGATCTCTCCAAATCAGGGAATTTCAAAGATATGCACTGCGATATCCTTGTTTCCACCCCGCTTCGTTTGGACCATGCTGTAAAGAAAAGAGACCTTGATTTAAATAG CGTGGAATACCTTGTCTTGGATGAATCTGATAAACTTTTTGAGCTTGGATTTGTTGAAGTGATTGATTCAGTTGTTGAAGCCTGTTCCAATCCTTCAATAATTCGGTCTCTGTTCAGTGCCACATTGCCTGATTCAATTGAGGCTCTTGCACGCACTATAATGCATGATGCCATTCGAATCATTGTTGGAAGAAA GAATTCAGCCTCCTCACTGATTAAGCAAAAGTTGATTTTTGCTGGAACTGAGAGGGGGAAATTGTTAGCTCTTCGCCAAAGCTTTCAAGAG TCCCTCAATCCACCAGTATTGATCTTTGTTCAAAGCAAAGAGAGGGCAAAAGAGCTTTACAAAGAACTGGCATTTGACGATGTTAGGGCTGATGTGATTCATGCAGACCTCAATGAGCAGCAG CGTCAGGATGCTGTTGACAACTTGAGAGCTGGAAAGAGCTGGGTACTGATAGCAACAGAAGTCATTGCTCGCGGAATGGACTTCAAAGGTGTAAACTGTGTGATAAACTACGATTTTCCAGAGTCAGCTGCTGCCTATATTCACAGGATAG GACGATCTGGAAGAGCTGGCAGATCTGGGGAGGCCATTACGTTCTTCACAGAGGAGGACAAGCCATTCTTGAGGAATATCGCGAACGTGCTGGTATCTTCTGGATGTGAAGTTCCTTCCTGGATAATGGCGTTGCCGAAGCTCAAGCGAAAGAAACACAGGGTGGATAGGGACCCAATCTCCACCATACCAGATGAAGATTAA